A genomic window from Exiguobacterium acetylicum DSM 20416 includes:
- a CDS encoding S66 peptidase family protein — translation MKPPRLQKGDKIAIVSPASAVAAYVPRRLARGIATLEKMGFEVVLMPNATAVHSHTAGTIGERLQDLHMAFADPSIKAIISTIGGFNSHQLLDELDYELIRNNPKIFVGYSDITALFAGIYQQTGLTTFVGPALLTQFGQFDGLDPYTEESFNRTFMQTEPIGRIEASEEWTDEILRWDVADDRRREHLPNAGYTIVKTGVAEGPILTGNTGTLLLLAGTPYLPSFDGVVLMLEDDESETPETIDRYFTQLRHMGAYDKIAALVVGRFPRKVDFDPEFALKDIILRATRGYDFPIILDADFGHTDPVATLANGIQIRVEATDSVTLDILEAAVE, via the coding sequence GTGAAACCACCACGCTTACAAAAAGGGGATAAGATTGCCATCGTCTCGCCGGCGTCTGCTGTCGCAGCATACGTACCGCGTCGTCTTGCCCGCGGTATCGCAACACTTGAAAAAATGGGGTTCGAGGTCGTCTTGATGCCGAACGCAACGGCTGTTCATAGTCATACGGCAGGAACGATCGGCGAACGGCTGCAAGACTTACATATGGCGTTCGCTGATCCATCGATCAAAGCGATCATCTCGACGATCGGTGGGTTTAACTCGCACCAGTTGCTCGACGAACTCGATTATGAATTGATTCGGAACAATCCGAAAATCTTTGTAGGCTACAGTGATATCACAGCACTGTTTGCTGGCATCTACCAGCAGACAGGACTGACGACGTTCGTCGGACCCGCACTACTGACGCAGTTTGGTCAATTCGATGGTCTTGATCCGTATACGGAAGAGTCGTTCAACCGTACGTTCATGCAGACGGAGCCGATCGGTCGGATCGAAGCGTCTGAAGAGTGGACGGACGAGATTTTACGCTGGGATGTTGCGGACGACCGAAGACGGGAACATCTTCCGAACGCGGGATATACGATCGTTAAGACAGGCGTTGCAGAAGGACCGATTCTGACGGGGAACACGGGAACACTTTTACTGCTTGCCGGAACACCATACTTGCCATCATTTGATGGTGTCGTCTTGATGCTCGAGGATGACGAAAGTGAGACACCGGAAACGATTGACCGCTATTTCACGCAATTACGACACATGGGTGCGTATGACAAGATTGCGGCACTCGTCGTCGGGCGTTTCCCGCGCAAAGTCGATTTTGATCCGGAATTTGCGCTGAAAGACATCATTCTGCGTGCGACGCGGGGCTATGATTTCCCAATCATTCTTGATGCGGACTTCGGACATACGGATCCTGTTGCGACACTGGCGAATGGAATTCAGATTCGTGTCGAAGCAACGGATTCGGTCACACTCGATATATTAGAGGCAGCTGTCGAGTAA
- a CDS encoding peptidylprolyl isomerase, with protein MQKTGHILLEDGNKIEFELFNDEAPITTENFENLANSNFYDGLNFHRVIPGFVSQGGCPIGNGTGGSGKTIPCETSTSYPHKHKAGSLSMAHAGRNTGSSQFFIVHEPQPHLDGVHTVFGQVTSGLEHAQKMKQGAGIKEIRVEA; from the coding sequence ATGCAAAAAACTGGTCATATCTTATTAGAAGATGGAAATAAAATCGAATTCGAATTGTTCAACGATGAAGCACCGATCACGACTGAAAACTTCGAAAACCTTGCAAACTCGAACTTCTACGATGGATTGAACTTCCACCGTGTCATCCCGGGCTTCGTCTCACAAGGCGGATGTCCAATCGGAAACGGTACAGGCGGTTCAGGAAAAACGATTCCTTGCGAAACGTCAACATCATACCCACACAAACACAAAGCAGGTTCACTCTCGATGGCACACGCTGGTCGTAACACAGGATCAAGCCAGTTCTTCATCGTACACGAGCCACAACCGCACCTCGACGGCGTACACACGGTCTTCGGACAAGTGACTTCGGGTCTCGAACATGCACAAAAAATGAAGCAAGGCGCTGGCATCAAAGAAATCCGCGTCGAAGCGTAA
- a CDS encoding type 1 glutamine amidotransferase domain-containing protein produces the protein MRLEGKRIIQVVSNDFEDLELWYPVHRLREEGAIVDIVGEKADETYIGKYGVPIKSNKTFDEINPSEYDAILVPGGWSPDLLRRFDSVLNMVRHFDQNKQPIGQICHAGWVLISAGILKGVNVTSTPGIKDDMTNAGAIWHDEAVVVDGHIVSSRRPPDLPDYMRAFIQVMEEQA, from the coding sequence ATGCGTTTAGAAGGAAAACGAATCATCCAAGTCGTCAGCAATGACTTCGAGGATTTAGAATTATGGTATCCTGTCCATCGCTTACGTGAAGAAGGGGCAATCGTCGATATCGTCGGAGAGAAGGCGGATGAGACGTACATTGGGAAGTATGGTGTCCCGATTAAATCAAATAAGACGTTCGATGAGATCAACCCGTCGGAATATGATGCGATTCTTGTTCCGGGTGGTTGGTCACCCGATTTGTTACGTCGCTTTGACTCCGTTCTGAATATGGTGCGTCATTTTGACCAGAACAAGCAACCGATCGGTCAAATCTGCCACGCTGGTTGGGTGCTGATCTCTGCAGGCATCTTAAAAGGTGTCAACGTCACGAGTACGCCAGGAATCAAGGATGATATGACGAATGCAGGTGCGATTTGGCACGATGAAGCAGTCGTCGTCGACGGGCATATCGTCTCGAGTCGTCGTCCGCCCGATCTACCAGACTACATGCGT